In the Colletotrichum higginsianum IMI 349063 chromosome 7 map unlocalized unitig_7, whole genome shotgun sequence genome, one interval contains:
- a CDS encoding V-type proton ATPase subunit a: protein MAPAQDTMFRSANMSMVQLYISNEIGREVVTALGELGLLQFRDLNGEVSAFQRTFTQEIRRLDNVERQLRYFYAQMEKAGISLRKFDLDAERLANPSTSEIDELAERSQSLEQRVYQLNDSYETLKKREVELTEWRWVLREAGGFFDRAHGSVEEIRASTDNDDAPLLQDVEQHNSAPDVERSFSGMNIGFVAGVINRDRVASFERILWRTLRGNLYMNQSEIPEPLVDPTNNEEINKNVFVIFAHGKEILAKIRKISESMGAEVYNVDENSDLRRDQIHEVNARLNDVQNVLRNTQQTLNAELTQISQALSAWMVLVTKEKAVYNTLNLFSYDRARRTLIAEGWCPTNDLPLIRSTLQDVTNRAGLSVPSIINEIRTNKTPPTYIKTNKFTEAFQTIVNAYGTPTYQEVNPALPVIVTFPFLFAVMFGDFGHAVIMVSAALAMIYWEKPLKKVTFELFAMLYYGRYIALVMGVFSLFTGLIYNDVFSKSLTLFDSAWKWDVPEGYKVGQTLTGKLNDHGYRYPFGLDWRWHETDNDLLFSNSYKMKMSIVLGWAHMTYSLIFAYVNAKHFKKPIDIWGNFVPGMIFFQSIFGYLVMCILYKWSVNWNDPQNPRNPPGLLNMLIYMFLQPGTLEEGAELYPGQAGVQVFLLLLAVIQVPVLLFLKPFYLRWEHNHARAKGYRGIGESSRVSALDGDDDEETQGLNGRPSVESDGEGVAMITQDLHGEEEHEEFEFSEVMIHQIIHTIEFCLNCVSHTASYLRLWALSLAHQQLSAVLWSMTLGPALKFNGIIGAIAIVVIFYMWFFLTIAILVMMEGTSAMLHSLRLAWVESFSKFAEFAGWAFAPFSFSTTLEESDELKEYLG from the exons CTCAATGGCGAAGTCAGTGCTTTTCAGCGTACCTTCACCCAGGAGATCCGAAGACTCGACAACGTCGAACGCCAACTGC GATACTTCTACGCCCAGATGGAGAAGGCAGGCATCTCCCTCCGCAAGTTTGACCTCGATGCCGAGAGGCTTGCCAATCCGTCTACCTCCGAgatcgacgagctcgccgagcgaAGCCAGAGTCTGGAGCAACGCGTCTACCAGCTCAACGATAGCTACGAGACATTGAAGAAgcgcgaggtcgagctcACCGAGTGGCGCTGGGTTCTCCGTGAGGCTggcggcttcttcgacaGGGCCCATGGTAGCGTCGAGGAGATCCGCGCGTCTAccgacaacgacgatgcCCCCCTACTTCAGGACGTTGAGCAGCACAACTCCGCCCCAGATGTCGAGCGGTCGTTCTCCGGAATGAACATTGGTTTCGTCGCCGGCGTTATTAACAGAGATCGTGTTGCCTCGTTCGAGCGCATTCTCTGGAGAACTCTGCGTGGAAACTTGTACATGAACCAGTCTGAGATCCCCGAGCCGCTCGTCGACCCTACCAACAACGAGGAGATCAACAAGAACGTCTTCGTAATCTTCGCTCACGGCAAGGAGATTCTGGCCAAGATTCGCAAGATCTCCGAGTCTATGGGTGCCGAGGTGTACAACGTCGACGAGAACAGCGATCTTCGTCGCGACCAGATCCACGAGGTCAACGCTCGTCTCAACGACGTCCAGAACGTTCTCCGTAACACCCAGCAGACTCTGAACGCTGAGCTCACCCAGATCTCTCAGGCCTTGTCTGCTTGGATGGTTCTCGTCacgaaggagaaggccgTGTACAACACCCTAAACCTCTTCTCGTATGATCGTGCCCGTCGCACGCTCATTGCCGAGGGCTGGTGCCCGACCAATGATTTGCCGTTGATCCGGTCTACGTTGCAGGATGTTACGAACCGAGCTGGACTCTCTGTGCCTTCTATCATCAACGAGATCCGCACCAACAAGACTCCCCCAACGTACATCAAGACCAACAAGTTTACCGAGGCATTCCAGACTATCGTCAATGCCTACGGTACCCCTACGTACCAGGAGGTCAACCCGGCCCTCCCGGTCATTGTTACCTTCCCATTCCTTTTCGCCGTCATGTTCGGTGACTTCGGTCATGCCGTCATCATGGTGTCTGCCGCACTCGCCATGATCTACTGGGAGAAGCCTCTCAAGAAGGTCACTTTCGAGCTGTTCGCCATGCTCTACTACGGCAGATACATCGCCTTGGTCATGGGTGTATTCTCACTGTTTACGGGTCTCATCTACAACGATGTCTTCTCCAAATCTTTGACATTGTTCGACAGTGCCTGGAAGTGGGATGTGCCTGAGGGTTACAAGGTTGGACAGACTCTTACGGGTAAACTCAACGATCACGGCTACCGATACCCCTTTGGTCTGGATTGGAGATGGCACGAGACAGACAATGATCTTCTCTTCAGCAACAGTTacaagatgaagatgagTATCGTTTTGGGTTGGGCCCACATGACCTACTCTCTCATCTTCGCCTACGTCAACGCCAAGCACTTCAAGAAGCCGATCGATATCTGGGGTAACTTTGTCCCTGGCATGATCTTCTTCCAGTCCATTTTCGGCTACTTGGTTATGTGCATTCTCTACAAGTGGTCGGTCAACTGGAATGACCCGCAGAACCCCCGCAACCCGCCTGGATTGCTGAACATGTTGATCTACATGTTTCTGCAGCCCGGCACTCTTGAGGAAGGAGCGGAACTGTATCCTGGACAGGCTGGTGTACAagttttccttctccttctcgccgttATTCAGGTCCCCGTTCTGTTGTTCTTGAAGCCCTTCTACCTCCGCTGGGAGCACAACCACGCTCGCGCCAAGGGTTATAGGGGCATTGGAGAGAGCTCTCGCGTTAGTGCgctcgatggcgacgacgacgaggaaacCCAAGGACTGAATGGCCGCCCCAGCGTTGAGTCTGATGGTGAGGGTGTTGCTATGATCACGCAAGACCTACACGGCGAAGAGGAACACGAGGAATTCGAATTTAGCGAAGTCATGATCCATCAAATCATCCACACCATCG AATTCTGCTTGAACTGCGTTTCTCACACCGCTTCGTACCTTCGTCTCTGGGCGCTGTCGCTGGCCCACCAGCAGCTCAGTGCCGTACTTTGGTCCATGACCCTCGGTCCCGCGCTCAAGTTCAACGGCATCATTGGTGCTATTGCGATTGTTGTCATCTTCTACATGTGGTTCTTCCTGA CTATTGCCATCTTGGTCATGATGGAGGGTACCAGTGCCATGCTGCACTCTCTCAGATTGGCCTGGGTCGAGTCCTTCTCCAAGTTCGCGGAGTTTGCTGGCTGGGCCTTTGCTCCCTTCTCCTTCAGTACTACGCTAGAAGAGTCTGATGAGCTGAAGGAGTACTTGGGTTGA
- a CDS encoding Endoribonuclease YSH1, with translation MTHPTKAIYKWLIQDSVRVGNTSSNPTSQPVYTEADHLNTFPQIEAIDYHTTHTISSIRITPYPAGHVLGAAMFLIEIAGLKIFFTGDYSREQDRHLVSAEVPKGVKIDVLITESTYGIASHVPRLEREQALMKSITSILNRGGRVLMPVFALGRAQELLLILDEYWGKHSEFQKFPIYYASNLARKCMVVYQTYVGAMNDNIKRLFRERMAEAEASGDGSGKGGPWDFKYIRSLKNLDRFDDVGGCVMLASPGMLQNGVSRELLERWAPNDKNGVIITGYSVEGTMAKQIMQEPDQIQAVMSRTTAGARRGPGGESEKVLIPRRCSVAEYSFAAHVDGTENREFIEEVAAPVVILVHGEQHNMMRLKSKLLSLNAGKTQKVKVFSPKNCEELRIPFKQDKMAKVVGKLATIPPPTSLSSPTQHQQQLVTGVLVQNDFKLSLMAPEDLREYAGLNTTTITCKQRLRLTAAGVDLVRWGLEGVFGSVEELPEMRKAPAAKDGAVANGNGTKPEDGEDQEMQEAQKHQEQEEADEEVAHPVAAYLVMGCVAVRYRSDGEVELEWEGNMLNDGIADAVMSCLFSIESSPAAVKRSASAHTHDHAPPPLPKNPHANVSAPERLERFLMFLEAQFGADNVNPVAEPRLPPQTEGGAAEDGTTSKAIKADVDGEGDGGDTSMDVSDDEAQQKKLAARRQAEIERLHKIGIPVPGIRIKVDKMEAVVWLEDLEVECSHKAFADRVRRVCEHAAEVTAPLWG, from the exons ATGACTCATCCCACGAAGGCCATCTACAAATGGCTGATCCAAGACAGTGTTCGTGTGGGAAACACTTCTTCTAACCCGACATCGCAGCCGGTCTACACGGAAGCAGACCATCTAAACACATTCCCTCAAATCGAGGCCATTGACTACCATACGACACACACCATCTCCTCTATCCGCATCACCCCCTATCCCGCCGGCCATGTCCTCGGGGCTGCCATGTTCCTCATCGAGATCGCCGGTCTCAAGATCTTCTTCACCGGAGACTACTCCCGTGAGCAGGACAGACATCTGGTCTCGGCCGAAGTGCCCAAGGGTGTCAAGATCGACGTCCTCATCACTGAGTCCACCTACGGCATCGCATCACACGTGCCCCGACTCGAGCGGGAACAGGCCCTGATGAAGTCCATCACCAGCATCCTCAACCGCGGTGGCAGGGTCTTGATGcccgtcttcgccctcggGCGCGCCCAGGAGCTGCTCTTGATCCTGGATGAGTACTGGGGCAAGCACTCCGAGTTCCAAAAGTTCCCCATCTACTACGCCAGTAACCTCGCCCGCAAGTGCATGGTCGTGTACCAGACCTACGTTGGTGCCATGaacgacaacatcaaacGCCTCTTCCGCGAGCgcatggccgaggcggaagCCTCGGGTGACGGCTCCGGTAAGGGAGGCCCCTGGGACTTCAAGTACATCCGCTCCCTCAAAAATCTCGACCGTTtcgacgacgttggcggCTGCGTCATGTTGGCCAGCCCCGGTATGCTGCAAAACGGCGTCAGCcgcgagctgctcgagcGCTGGGCCCCCAACGACAAGAACGGCGTCATCATCACCGGTTACAGCGTCGAGGGCACCATGGCGAAACAGATCATGCAGGAGCCCGACCAGATCCAGGCTGTCATGAGCCGCACCACGGCCGGCGCCCGGCGTGGGCCCGGTGGTGAGAGCGAGAAGGTCCTCATCCCGCGCCGTTGCAGTGTCGCCGAGTACTCTTTTGCCGCCCACGTCGACGGCACGGAGAACCGCGAGTTCATCGAGGAGGTCGCGGCGCCCGTGGTG ATCCTCGTCCACGGTGAACAGCACAACATGATGCGTCTTAAGTCCAAgctcctctctctcaacgCCGGCAAGACCCAGAAAGTCAAGGTCTTCAGCCCCAAGAACTGCGAGGAGCTCCGCATCCCCTTCAAACAGGACAAAATGGCCAAAGTTGTCGGCAAACTCGCCACCATCCCTCCCCCGACCTCCCTATCCTCGCCCACGCAGCACCAACAGCAGCTCGTCAcgggcgtcctcgtccagaACGACTTCAAGCTCTCCCTCATGGCCCCCGAGGACCTGCGCGAGTACGCCGGCCTCAATACCACCACAATCACTTGTAAGCAGCGCCTCCGTCTCactgccgccggcgtcgacctcgttcGATGGGGTCTCGAGGGCGTGTTCGGCagcgtcgaggagctgcccGAGATGCGCAAGGCCCCAGCCGCAaaggacggcgccgtcgccaacggAAACGGGACAAAgcccgaggacggcgaggaccaGGAGATGCAAGAGGCGCAGAAACACCAAGAGCAGGaagaggccgacgaggaggtcgcccATCCCGTGGCAGCGTATCTCGTCATGGGCTGCGTCGCCGTGCGGTACcgcagcgacggcgaggtcgagctggAGTGGGAGGGCAACATGCTcaacgacggcatcgccgaTGCCGTCATGTCCTGCCTCTTTTCCATCGAGAGCAGCCCCGCAGCCGTCAAAC GCTCCGCGAGCGCCCACACCCACGATCatgcccctcccccgctTCCCAAAAACCCCCATGCGAATGTCTCGGCCCCGGAACGCCTCGAGCGCTTCCTCATGTTCCTTGAGGCCCAATTCGGCGCCGACAACGTCAACCCTGTCGCCGAGCCGCGCCTCCCGCCGCAAACCGAGGGAGGtgccgccgaagacgggACGACTAGCAAGGCAATCAAAGCCGACGTCGatggcgaaggcgacggcggcgacaccTCCATGGACGTCTCAGATGACGAGGCTcagcagaagaagctggcggcGCGCCGCCAGGCCGAGATTGAGCGCCTCCACAAGATCGGCATTCCCGTGCCCGGCATTCGCATTAAGGTTGACAAGATGGAGGCTGTCGTCTGGTTGGAGGATTTGGAGGTTGAGTGCAGCCATAAAGCGTTCGCCGACCGCGTCAGACGCGTTTGTGAGCATGCTGCTGAGGTGACGGCTCCGCTCTGGGGATAA
- a CDS encoding Endoribonuclease YSH1 — protein sequence MASKRKASAMAATVSEEPVDPADELMFLCLGGGNEVGRSCHIIQYKGKTVMLDAGQHPAYDGLAGLPFFDDFDLSTVDVLLISQ from the exons ATGGCGTCCAAACGAAAAGCCTCGGCCATGGCAGCCACAGTCTCCGAGGAACCAGTTGACCCAGCGGACGAGTTGATGTTTCTTTGCCTTGGGGGTGGAAACGAGGTCGGCAGGTCATGTCACATCATCCAATACAAAGGAAAGACGGTCATG CTCGATGCTGGTCAACACCCGGCGTacgacggcctcgcgggGCTTCCTTTTTTCGATGACTTCGACCTCAGCACAGTCGACGTACTTCTGATCAGCCAGTAA
- a CDS encoding Tpa inducible protein codes for MAQPQPQMPQRAFSPPQPSPSPAATQAGFALPPNKRPRLSPGATPQPESPYSTSPYAASPGAPVTPSTAATSAGSPIYPSAAQQQQQQPPQQQQQPQPQQPTTPGYATPYANGTTTPALALPDTRPTPPPQVTTPQPPAPPTLPQYTTATLALGTNTPGTPVPQQPSTPGAMGPPSRPPDRPQKEYEYDVTDSLAGTGIDLRAEEQFLSELYVPESRTGYPPYPPGNKGSFYGAGPANQPAQPAGTDAQSQLVAQAAEKAWQESAKRLAQTRTMELNNAFLQVPVVFRKAEKFAKDQGLSLNLEIKNSNQPMGRMRLPEEFPAPSVTVSTKNGPDSTVVTTSGTWIPQEAFLVDQLALLSLATKQRLRTLMEDSNRIAQIRQVSSHGEIPEEWQTAAAPLKSATETQEEDATQQTATEDGASPRPGNLKRTLEDATSSQPTKVQKVSATNTMSHTVREVGKAERDWEERRLRRRNARKDGTTEAGATPSRAGSVAPGTPGGSAPDSEKSISKKEQKKLDAVKKAEASSHANQNITSSMFVGMPKTGSLFGKKKGGKSYSWMTGGASGSSTPRMGTPGKPGGAAASGPPAPANHALTVEGRARLGNWREDKEKGKNIQLRDWVAALEGDEIELRAMQAAYDKLDTSDPK; via the exons ATGGCGCAACCACAGCCTCAGATGCCGCAGCGGGCGTTCTCGCCCCCTcaaccctccccctctcctgCCGCGACGCAAGCAGGCTTTGCGCTTCCTCCTAATAAACGACCGCGACTTTCACCTGGCGCAACCCCCCAACCCGAATCTCCTTACTCTACTTCGCCTTATGCAGCAAGTCCGGGCGCTCCCGTCACACCTTCCACTGCTGCGACATCCGCCGGATCTCCTATATATCCCAGCGCGgcgcaacagcaacaacagcagccgccgcaacagcagcagcaacctcAGCCTCAGCAACCTACAACGCCAGGCTACGCGACACCATATGCCAACGGCACCACCACTCCGGCTCTTGCCTTGCCGGATACGCGACCGACTCCTCCTCCGCAGGTCACTACTCCTcagccgccagcgccgcccaCCCTTCCTCAATACACCACTGCCACTTTGGCACTTGGCACCAACACGCCAGGCACACCCGTCCCACAACAACCGTCGACACCGGGAGCTATGGGTCCACCTTCGAGACCTCCCGACCGGCCGCAGAAAGAGTACGAATACGATGTAACGGACTCGTTGGCTGGCACGGGCATCGACTTGCGTGCCGAAGAGCAGTTCCTGTCCGAACTCTACGTCCCCGAGTCGAGAACTGGCTACCCTCCATACCCTCCCGGAAACAAGGGAAGCTTCTATGGCGCGGGTCCTGCGAACCAGCCTGCTCAGCCGGCTGGCACCGACGCCCAGAGCCAACTGGTTGCAcaggcggcggagaaggcaTGGCAGGAGTCTGCGAAGCGCTTGGCACAGACCAGGACTATGGAGCTCAACAACGCCTTCCTGCAAGTTCCTGTCGTGTTTCGAAAGGCGGAGAAGTTTGCCAAGGACCAGGGCTTGTCGCTCAACCTGGAGATCAAGAACAGCAACCAGCCGATGGGCCGGATGCGTCTGCCTGAGGAGTTCCCAGCGCCCAGCGTGACGGTTAGCACCAAGAACGGACCCGACTCCACCGTGGTGACGACTTCTGGAACTTGGATTCCTCAGGAGGCCTTCTTGGTTGACCAGTTGGCTCTGCTTTCACTTGCCACCAAGCAGCGACTTCGAACCCTCATGGAGGACTCGAACCGGATTGCCCAGATTCGACAGGTATCGTCGCATGGTGAAATCCCCGAGGAGTGGCAGACGGCTGCAGCACCGCTGAAAAGCGCCACGGAGACGCAGGAAGAGGACGCGACGCAGCAAACGGCGACCGAAGATGGTGCCAGTCCTCGGCCAGGCAACCTGAAAC GTACTCTCGAAGATGCTACCTCCAGCCAGCCCACCAAGGTGCAAAAGGTCTCTGCCACGAATACCATGAGCCACACTGTAAGAGAAGTGGGTAAGGCTGAGCGAGACTGGGAAGAGAGACGACTGCGGAGGCGCAATGCCCGCAAGGACGGAACCACCGAGGCTGGGGCAACGCCATCCCGTGCTGGCTCGGTTGCGCCCGGAACACCTGGCGGTTCGGCGCCTGATTCGGAGAAGTCAATCTCTAAGAAGGAACAGAAGAAGCTCGATGCTGTCAAGAAGGCAGAGGCTAGCAGCCATGCGAATCAGAACATCACGAGTAGCATGTTCGTCGGCATGCCCAAGACGGGATCACTGTTTGGAAAGAAGAAAGGCGGAAAATCGTACTCGTGGATGACGGGCGGTGCCAGCGGTTCGAGCACGCCGAGAATGGGCACGCCTGGAAAGCCGGGTGGCGCAGCCGCTTCGGGACCTCCTGCACCGGCGAACCACGCGCTGACGGTCGAAGGTCGGGCACGGCTCGGCAATTGGCGCGAagacaaggagaagggcaagaacATCCAACTGCGAGATTGGGTGGCTGCTCTTGAGGGCGACGAGATTGAGCTGCGGGCCATGCAGGCGGCTTACGACAAGCTGGACACGTCAGATCCCAAGTAG
- a CDS encoding Ctr copper transporter family protein: MVKFIYSTLPLAFAALAAARVCQNLTVEVSITARNGVFNISAPETNIDITNILIGLSTQDTNFTAEHLVDYANVGGTYQLASTYCHPDSGPSRVLQILTHGIGFDRSYWDFPANGYNYSYVGPAVDDYGYSTFSWDRLGIAESTRGDGVSEIQAWLELAALKALTDKLRAGDVPGVDCTFDKIVHVGHSFGSVHSYALAAAYPDISDGVVLTGFAPNATFFPDFLLGGAFVRASDVPALSGYADGYMTSSYEGAVHVCFFAPGNFDPAILTAAYESGKPVTVGELLTIGGEAGAPSAFAKPVLVITGERDLPFCGGDCLATGNPELPSIPAATAQLLKNASPFEAYVVPDAGHGLTLSYSHVEVTSKIQDFFAQNGLAN, translated from the exons ATGGTGAAGTTCATATACTCCACTCTCCCGCTGGCTTTCGCGGCCCTCGCGGCGGCACGAGTGTGCCAGAACCTCACGGTGGAGGTCTCAATCACGGCGAGGAACGGTGTCTTCAACATCTCGGCCCCCGAGACCAACATCGACATCACAAACATCCTGATCGGCCTCTCAACACAGGACACCAACTTTACGGCAGAGCACCTCGTAGAT TACGCGAACGTTGGCGGTACCTACCAGCTTGCGTCGACGTACTGCCATCCGGACTCGGGTCCCAGTCGCGTGCTTCAGATTCTCACTCACGGCATCGGGTTTGACCGCAGCTACTGGGACTTCCCAGCCAACGGCTACAACTACAGCTACGTGGGCCCTGCCGTCGATGACTACGGCTACTCAACCTTCTCCtgggaccgccttggcatCGCCGAGTCGAcgcgcggcgacggcgttaGCGAGATCCAGGCCTGGCTTGAGCTTGCTGCGCTTAAGGCGCTGACGGACAAGCTGCGTGCCGGCGATGTCCCTGGTGTTGATTGCACGTTCGACAAGATCGTCCACGTAGGTCACTCGTTCGGGTCGGTGCACTCGTATGCGCTGGCGGCCGCGTACCCGGACATCTCAGACGGCGTCGTGCTGACGGGCTTTGCGCCTAACGCAACCTTTTTCCCAGACTTCCTGCTGGGCGGCGCCTTCGTCCGGGCCAGCGACGTCCCCGCGCTGAGCGGGTACGCCGACGGGTACATGACGTCCTCGTACGAGGGAGCAGTGCACGTGTGCTTCTTCGCGCCAGGGAACTTCGACCCAGCCATCCTTACGGCGGCGTACGAGAGCGGCAAGCCGGTGACggtcggcgagctgctcacgatcggcggcgaggcggggGCGCCCAGTGCCTTCGCGAAGCCTGTTCTCGTCATAACCGGTG AGAGAGATCTTCCCTTCTGCGGGGGCGACTGCCTCGCGACTGGGAACCCCGAGCTGCCCTCCATCCCTGCGGCGACTGCCCAGCTCCTCAAGAATGCAAGCCCCTTTGAGGCCTATGTCGTTCCTGACGCGGGCCACGGCCTGACTCTC AGCTACTCCCACGTCGAAGTGACCAGCAAGATCCAAGACTTCTTCGCCCAGAACGGCCTCGCGAATTAA
- a CDS encoding Carbon-nitrogen hydrolase, which produces MAIAAVGQITSTASLSHNLEQCVRLIAKAAAGGAKVLFLPEASDYIASSPQESLSLAQPQSKSPFVLGLQEAAKAHSVAISVGIHVPTDVPAEIADAAAAKDAKLLNRLLWINADGTINHAATYDKLHLFNLGAARESATIQAGTSLTAPFHTPVGRVGGLICFDLRFPEPALALTHPGPNSPFVDPAVGPAQILLYPSAFTIPTGQAHWETLLRARAIETQSWVFAAAQVGAHHPKRSSYGHSLVIDPWGQVRLELGGVDADGRAEEGAEGAIGFVDVDLEQWATVRERMPLTRRTLNPFLL; this is translated from the exons ATGGCGATCGCG GCTGTCGGCCAGATCACATCAACGGCGTCCCTGTCGCACAACCTAGAGCAGTGCGTTAGACTGatcgccaaggccgctgCCGGTGGCGCAAAA GTGCTTTTCCTTCCCGAGGCCTCAGACTACATCGCATCAAGCCCGCAAGAGTCTCTGTCTCTCGCTCAGCCGCAATCCAAGTCTCCCTTTGTGCTCGGCCTCCAGGAGGCGGCAAAGGCCCACTCCGTCGCCATCAGCGTCGGCATCCACGTGCCCACCGACGTTCCGGCCGAAATCGCCGACGCTGCGGCGGCGAAAGACGCAAAGCTCCTAAACCGCCTCCTGTGGAtcaacgccgacggcaccatcaATCACGCGGCAACCTACGACAAGCTCCACCTCTTCAACCTgggcgccgcccgcgagaGCGCGACGATCCAGGCCGGCACCTCGCTGACGGCCCCGTTCCACACCCCCGTCGGCCGCGTCGGGGGCCTCATCTGCTTCGATCTCCGTTTCCCCGAACCGGCCCTCGCGCTGACGCACCCGGGCCCCAACAGCCCATTCGTCGACCCTGCCGTCGGCCCCGCCCAGATCCTGCTCTACCCCTCCGCCTTCACCATCCCGACCGGCCAGGCGCACTGGGAGACGCTCCTGCGGGCCCGTGCCATCGAGACGCAGAGCTGGGTCTTCGCCGCGGCGCAGGTCGGCGCTCACCATCCCAAGCGGAGCAGCTACGGGCACAGTCTCGTCATCGACCCTTGGGGCCAGGTGAggctcgagctcggcggtGTGGACGCCGATGGCagggccgaggagggcgctGAGGGGGCCATTGGCTTCGTGGACGTGGATTTGGAGCAATGGGCCACCGTGAGGGAGAGGATGCCGTTGACTAGACGCAC TCTCAATCCCTTCCTCCTGTAA